The window TGGACCTCGCCTCAAGCGCGGGCCCGCCCTCCCTGCCCGATATCCACCACCGCCTCATCGGCCGTGACCGGCTCGTCCTCGCAGTCCGGCCGGACCACCCGCTCACCGAACAGCCCGTAACCACCGAGAGGTTCGCGGCAGCCGATCACCTCACCGTCTCCCGACGCGGACGCCTGCACGACCCGATCGACGACGCCCTGACCGCACTGGGCCACGAGCGCCGCGTCATCGCCTCCGCCCCCACGACGACGACCGCACTGCAACTCGCCCGTGAAACCGACCTCGTGGTCACCCTGCCCGACGCGGCCACTCGCTCCATCCGCCGCCAGCTCGGCCTGACCACACTGCCGCTGCCGCTCGAGCTGCCCGAAGTGCCCCTCCACCTGCTCTGGCACCAGCGCCACGACAACGACCCCGCCCACACCTGGCTGCGCGAAACAGCCACCCGAACCCTCCAGGCCCTGTTCACCCCGCCGCCCACGGCCTGACCAGCGGCGGCCCTGGCAGGTCCACCCGGTGAACTTGTCACCCGGTACCGGACGCCAAGGGTCCGATCGCCGCCTCCTGACGCACGCCGAGGCGCGGTCATCGTCCTCATTCAGTTCGACATGGAAGGCGGGCATGACGGCGCATTCGGGGAGAGGACGAGGCCATGACTCAACTGACGGTCCGGGCGTGCAAGAACCCTGCGCCAGGCCCCCTTGGCGCCGATACCTGGAGCAGGACGCGATCCG of the Streptomyces aurantiacus genome contains:
- a CDS encoding LysR family transcriptional regulator, which produces MQLDLNLLTALDALLEEGSVAGAAARLHVTAPAMSRSLGRIRKATGDQILVRTGRHMTPTTHALAIRTQVHALVQQAHQLLSPQTELDLATLERVFTVRWHDALTTTCGTALIAAVHRQAPGVRLRLTAEPGDDTPELRRGTVDLASSAGPPSLPDIHHRLIGRDRLVLAVRPDHPLTEQPVTTERFAAADHLTVSRRGRLHDPIDDALTALGHERRVIASAPTTTTALQLARETDLVVTLPDAATRSIRRQLGLTTLPLPLELPEVPLHLLWHQRHDNDPAHTWLRETATRTLQALFTPPPTA